The proteins below come from a single Crossiella sp. CA-258035 genomic window:
- a CDS encoding CPBP family intramembrane glutamic endopeptidase, translating to MTVTDRDPWLLRGDRPLWTPAVPAGLEYHRVYASEKRRILRGIVAIVLLVAGFVGFAVLFQRLSEVLDAAVFARSGPSTPLRQAAGALGLTALIPYSMLVQRVLYGVPAGSLHSVAGRFRFGVLGRALLVFGPLLLVVIAVGSLGAGDPVPWTSADLVWFFVIGMLLTPLAAAGEEYGFRGLMFRVLGGWTRGARSGAVLGIVVTTVLFSLAHGSLDPFLFASYLVLFSSMAIVTWRTGGLEVAVVLHAVYNVTFLVLATTLHVDVGGELATRSEAVGSWVNLVPSAALVVITAIVWWMTRRTGPARTPGNEEPARGTRAGGPEAGCGEGQQS from the coding sequence ATGACGGTCACCGACCGCGACCCCTGGCTCTTGCGGGGTGACCGTCCCCTGTGGACGCCCGCGGTGCCGGCGGGCCTGGAGTACCACCGGGTCTACGCGTCCGAGAAGCGGCGCATCCTGCGTGGGATTGTCGCGATTGTGCTGCTGGTGGCCGGGTTCGTCGGGTTCGCGGTCCTGTTCCAGCGTCTCTCGGAGGTCCTCGACGCCGCTGTGTTCGCACGGTCCGGGCCCTCGACGCCGCTACGTCAGGCCGCGGGTGCGCTGGGGCTGACCGCGTTGATCCCGTACAGCATGCTGGTGCAGCGTGTCCTCTACGGCGTGCCCGCGGGGTCGCTGCACTCGGTGGCGGGGCGGTTCCGGTTCGGTGTCCTCGGCCGCGCGCTGCTGGTGTTCGGCCCGCTCCTGCTGGTCGTGATCGCGGTGGGGTCGCTGGGGGCCGGCGACCCTGTTCCGTGGACGAGCGCCGATCTGGTCTGGTTCTTCGTCATCGGGATGCTGCTGACCCCTCTCGCCGCGGCGGGGGAGGAGTACGGGTTCCGGGGCCTGATGTTCCGTGTGCTCGGGGGCTGGACCCGCGGGGCCCGCTCCGGCGCGGTCCTCGGCATCGTCGTGACGACCGTGCTGTTCTCGCTCGCGCACGGATCGCTCGATCCGTTCCTGTTCGCCTCCTACCTCGTGCTGTTCTCCTCGATGGCGATCGTCACCTGGCGCACGGGCGGGCTGGAGGTCGCGGTCGTCCTGCACGCCGTCTACAACGTGACCTTCCTCGTGCTCGCCACGACCCTGCACGTCGACGTGGGCGGCGAGCTCGCGACCCGGTCGGAGGCGGTCGGTTCGTGGGTCAACCTCGTCCCCAGCGCGGCGCTGGTCGTCATCACCGCCATCGTCTGGTGGATGACCCGCAGGACCGGCCCCGCGCGCACACCCGGGAACGAGGAGCCGGCACGCGGTACGCGCGCCGGCGGACCGGAGGCCGGCTGCGGGGAGGGGCAGCAGTCATGA
- a CDS encoding LacI family DNA-binding transcriptional regulator, with product MNEARLPQERHELILAEVRRRRSVRAAELAALLGVSGMTVRRDIGHLAERGLLTRVHGGAAVLATRKAAAAEPEEVVVGMVSPSTAFYFPDMIRGAQSALAAAGGRLVLQVSRYDEQEQWRQARAMVEAGARGLLLTPAPGTVMRDWVRELGVPCVVLERQVSGLDLSEVDSVRSDHAAGAARAVAHLAGLGHRGVALLAVDTPTRPGILAGHAEAVAALGLSAAPVLAVGQDERAEAVSALIEECARTGTTAALVHSDQDAALLLQRLRAQNYLLPTDFAVVSYDDEVAALADPPLTAVAPPKAHLGRCAAELLLAHLRNPAAPVRHVRMVPRLIVRSSCGATSVSPAGAGSATAGSRRSPGSTGRTGPGG from the coding sequence GTGAACGAGGCCCGGCTGCCGCAGGAGCGGCACGAGCTCATCCTGGCCGAGGTGCGCAGACGCCGGTCGGTGCGCGCCGCGGAACTGGCCGCCCTGCTGGGTGTCTCGGGCATGACGGTCCGGCGCGACATCGGCCACCTGGCCGAGCGCGGCCTGCTCACCAGGGTGCACGGCGGCGCGGCGGTGCTGGCCACCCGGAAGGCCGCGGCGGCGGAGCCTGAGGAGGTCGTGGTCGGCATGGTGTCGCCGTCGACCGCCTTCTACTTCCCGGACATGATCCGCGGCGCGCAGTCCGCGCTGGCCGCCGCCGGGGGCAGGCTGGTGCTCCAGGTGTCCCGCTACGACGAGCAGGAGCAGTGGCGACAGGCGCGGGCGATGGTGGAGGCTGGCGCGCGCGGACTGCTGCTGACTCCCGCGCCGGGCACCGTGATGCGGGACTGGGTGCGCGAGCTGGGCGTGCCGTGCGTGGTGCTGGAGCGGCAGGTCAGCGGACTTGATCTGTCCGAAGTGGACTCCGTGCGCTCCGACCACGCGGCGGGCGCGGCCAGGGCGGTGGCCCACCTGGCCGGACTCGGCCACCGGGGCGTGGCGCTGCTCGCGGTGGACACGCCGACCAGGCCGGGAATCCTGGCAGGTCACGCGGAAGCCGTTGCCGCACTGGGACTTTCCGCCGCTCCGGTGCTCGCGGTCGGCCAGGACGAGCGGGCCGAGGCGGTGTCCGCGCTGATCGAGGAGTGCGCGCGGACCGGAACCACGGCCGCGCTGGTGCACAGCGACCAGGACGCCGCGCTGCTGCTCCAGCGGTTGCGCGCGCAAAACTACCTGCTGCCAACGGATTTCGCGGTGGTCTCCTACGACGACGAGGTGGCCGCGCTGGCCGACCCGCCACTGACCGCGGTGGCCCCACCCAAGGCACACCTGGGCCGCTGCGCCGCCGAACTGCTGCTGGCGCACCTGCGCAACCCGGCCGCGCCGGTGCGGCACGTGCGCATGGTGCCACGTCTGATCGTGCGCTCCTCCTGCGGCGCGACCTCGGTCAGCCCGGCTGGCGCAGGGTCTGCGACGGCGGGCAGCCGTAGGTCTCCCGGTAGTACTGGGCGAACCGGCCCTGGTGGGTGA
- a CDS encoding biotin carboxylase N-terminal domain-containing protein, with the protein MFSRVAIVNRGEAAMRLIHAVRDLSAETGQRIETVALYTDADRSATFVREADVAYPLGPASARPYLDYAVLEKALVETKADAAWVGWGFVAEDPVFAELCEKIGVTFVGPSAEAMRQLGDKIGAKLIAEEVGVPVAPWSRGEVATLDDALRAGEQIGYPLMLKATAGGGGRGIRRVDSHEQLTEAYQLTRQEAERAFGSGVVFLERLVTGARHVEVQVISDGQTAWALGVRDCSVQRRNQKIIEESASPVLAPAQTAELKASAERLAVKVGYRGACTVEFLYHPGEKLFAFLEVNTRLQVEHPITEITTGTDLVRLQLHVAGGGLLEGEQPAELGHAVEARLNAEDPDRDFAPAPGRITRLTLPAGPGIRVDTGVSEGDTIPGDFDSMIAKIIAYGRDREQALGRLRRAMAETTAIIEGGATNKSFVLDLLDQPEVVQATADTGWIDRVRGEGRLVNHRHSAIALAAAAIEAYQDEEEVSTQRLISTAHGGRPQAQHEVGRPLDLKLRGVGYRVWVARVGPQRFRVGVSGGGEVHHADVEVERFDQHCGQILVNGRRFRLVSATHGPIHLVEVDGVTHRISRDEGGVVRAPAPALVVATPLAAGDEVESGAPILVLESMKMEMVLRAPFRAKVRECPVSVGSQVETGTPLMRLEPLAEEGAEVEAAAETGAVEIDLPAEPLGVSAAERAERGLQDLRSLLLGYDVDPHDRGRVLSQYLAARAELGSRPLPGELELLTVFADLSELSRNKPGNELDVEPHSPVHSPREYFHSYLQSLDVERAGVTEGFQAKLQQVLTHYGVTALDRTPELEAAVFRIFLAQQRTATDVAVVSEVLRQWLAGAPPLESMRESAGLTLEHLVQATQVRFPAVSDLARGVVFRWFAQPLLRRTRAKVYAEVRSELRYLDRNPDAPDRAERIQAMVSCSEPLVRLIGQRIGRPGRDHAPLLEVLTRRYYGNRWLSGVTARQTAGCPFVTAEHTGPDGVARVVTTAVDIDSLPAAIGALGSFADGVADGELVADLYVTWEDQPDAEAMSVRLGELLTEHPPPSAIRRITTAVAGTSGAVMHHHFTFRPDGDGFAEDRLIRGLHPQIADRLQLQRLREFDLTRLPSADEEIYLFRAVAKTNPADERLIAMGQVRDLTPLRESEGRLVALPALEDAITTCLGAIRDIQAQRPQNKRFDTNRIMMYVWPSTELSTDELNQLTQRILPTATGAGLEEVQFLARRRTANRELAEVSVRITLEPGNGAHLHVGEPDTEPVRPLDDYRQKVLRAARRGNVYPYELTDLLAGNQGVFTEHDLDERGVLVPVDRPKGKNSAAIVAGVVSTPTERHPEGVTRVVLLGDPTKALGALSEPECSRVIAALDLAERMRVPLEWFALSSGARISMSSGTENMDWVATALKRIVEFTQAGGEINIVVAGITVGAQPYWNAEATMLMHTKGILVMTPDSAMVLTGKQSLDFSGGVSAEDNFGIGGYDRVMGPNGQAQYWAPNLAGARDVLMSHYDHTYVVPGETAPRRAVTNDPVDRDVTPYPHAIVGSDFSTVGEIFSAEHNPDRKKPFDIRTVMRALSDQDHPVLERWAGMADAETSAVQDVHIGGYPVCLIGIESRSVPRRGFPPTDGPDTYTAGTLFPRSSKKTARAINSASGNRPLVVLANLSGFDGSPESMRKLQLEYGAEIGRAIVNFEGPIVFCVISRYHGGAFVVFSKALNPNMTVLALEGSFASVLGGAPAAAVVFSGEVNNRTANDPRVAELQAMVTAASGAERAGLNTQLAEVRSSVRAEKVGEVAAEFDRVHSIQRAVEVGSVDAIISVAELRPRIIEAIEHGMKR; encoded by the coding sequence GTGTTCAGTCGTGTCGCCATCGTCAACCGTGGAGAGGCCGCGATGCGGCTCATCCACGCCGTCCGGGATCTGTCGGCGGAAACCGGGCAGCGGATCGAGACGGTGGCCCTCTACACCGACGCCGACCGCAGCGCGACCTTCGTCCGGGAGGCCGATGTCGCCTATCCGCTCGGTCCGGCCTCGGCCCGGCCCTACCTCGACTACGCGGTGCTGGAAAAAGCGCTGGTCGAGACCAAGGCCGATGCCGCGTGGGTCGGCTGGGGCTTCGTCGCCGAGGACCCGGTGTTCGCCGAGCTGTGCGAGAAGATCGGGGTCACCTTCGTCGGGCCGAGCGCTGAGGCCATGCGGCAGCTCGGGGACAAGATCGGCGCGAAGCTGATCGCCGAGGAGGTCGGGGTTCCGGTCGCGCCGTGGAGTCGTGGCGAGGTCGCGACCCTGGACGACGCGTTGCGGGCCGGGGAGCAGATCGGCTATCCGCTGATGCTCAAGGCGACCGCGGGCGGCGGCGGCCGCGGTATCCGCCGGGTCGACTCGCACGAGCAGCTGACCGAGGCCTACCAGCTGACCCGGCAGGAGGCCGAGCGCGCGTTCGGCTCCGGCGTGGTGTTCCTGGAGCGGCTGGTCACCGGGGCGCGGCACGTCGAGGTGCAGGTCATCTCCGACGGCCAGACCGCCTGGGCGCTCGGTGTGCGCGACTGCTCGGTGCAGCGGCGCAATCAGAAGATCATCGAGGAGTCCGCCTCGCCGGTGCTGGCGCCAGCGCAGACCGCTGAGCTGAAGGCATCCGCCGAGCGGCTCGCGGTCAAGGTCGGCTACCGCGGCGCCTGCACGGTGGAGTTCCTCTACCACCCGGGCGAGAAGCTGTTCGCGTTCCTGGAGGTCAACACCCGCCTCCAGGTCGAGCACCCGATCACCGAGATCACCACCGGCACCGACCTGGTCCGGCTCCAGCTGCACGTGGCCGGTGGCGGTCTGCTGGAGGGCGAGCAGCCCGCCGAGCTCGGCCACGCCGTGGAGGCCCGGCTCAACGCCGAGGACCCCGACCGCGACTTCGCCCCCGCCCCCGGCCGGATCACCCGGCTGACCCTGCCCGCCGGACCCGGCATCCGGGTGGACACCGGCGTCTCCGAGGGCGACACCATCCCGGGCGACTTCGACTCCATGATCGCCAAGATCATCGCCTACGGCCGGGACCGCGAGCAGGCGCTGGGCAGGCTGCGCCGCGCGATGGCCGAGACCACCGCGATCATCGAGGGCGGCGCGACCAACAAGAGCTTCGTGCTCGACCTGCTCGACCAGCCCGAGGTGGTCCAGGCCACCGCGGACACCGGCTGGATCGACCGGGTCCGCGGCGAGGGCCGGCTGGTCAACCACCGGCACTCCGCGATCGCGCTGGCCGCGGCCGCCATCGAGGCGTACCAGGACGAGGAGGAGGTCAGCACCCAGCGGCTGATCTCCACCGCGCACGGTGGCCGCCCGCAGGCCCAGCACGAGGTGGGCCGCCCGCTGGACCTCAAGCTTCGCGGCGTCGGCTACCGGGTGTGGGTGGCCAGGGTCGGTCCGCAGCGGTTCCGGGTCGGCGTCTCCGGCGGCGGCGAGGTGCACCACGCCGACGTCGAGGTCGAGCGCTTCGACCAGCACTGCGGCCAGATCCTGGTCAACGGCCGCCGGTTCCGGCTGGTCTCGGCCACGCACGGGCCCATCCACCTGGTCGAGGTGGACGGCGTCACGCACCGGATCAGCCGCGACGAGGGCGGCGTGGTCCGCGCCCCTGCCCCCGCGCTGGTGGTGGCCACCCCGCTGGCCGCCGGTGACGAGGTCGAGTCCGGCGCGCCGATCCTGGTGCTGGAAAGCATGAAGATGGAGATGGTGCTGCGCGCGCCGTTCCGCGCCAAGGTCCGCGAGTGCCCGGTGTCGGTGGGCAGCCAGGTGGAGACCGGCACCCCGCTGATGCGCCTGGAGCCGCTGGCCGAGGAGGGCGCGGAGGTGGAAGCCGCCGCCGAGACCGGCGCGGTGGAGATCGACCTGCCCGCCGAACCCCTCGGCGTGTCCGCGGCCGAGCGCGCCGAGCGCGGCCTGCAGGACCTGCGCAGCCTGCTGCTGGGCTACGACGTCGACCCGCACGACCGCGGCCGCGTGCTCAGCCAGTACCTGGCCGCCCGCGCCGAGCTGGGCAGCAGGCCGCTGCCGGGCGAGCTGGAGCTGCTCACCGTCTTCGCCGACCTCTCCGAGCTCAGCCGCAACAAGCCGGGCAACGAGCTCGACGTCGAGCCGCACAGCCCGGTGCACAGCCCGCGCGAGTACTTCCACAGCTACCTGCAGAGCCTGGACGTGGAGCGCGCCGGGGTCACCGAGGGCTTCCAGGCCAAGCTGCAGCAGGTGCTCACCCACTACGGCGTCACCGCCCTGGACCGCACCCCGGAGCTGGAGGCCGCGGTCTTCCGGATCTTCCTGGCCCAGCAGCGCACCGCCACCGACGTCGCGGTGGTCTCGGAGGTGCTGCGCCAGTGGCTGGCCGGCGCGCCGCCGCTGGAGTCGATGCGGGAGAGCGCCGGTCTGACCCTGGAACACCTGGTGCAGGCCACCCAGGTGCGCTTCCCGGCGGTCTCGGACCTGGCCCGCGGCGTGGTGTTCCGCTGGTTCGCCCAGCCGCTGCTGCGCCGCACCCGCGCCAAGGTCTACGCCGAGGTCCGTAGCGAGCTGCGCTACCTCGACCGCAACCCCGACGCCCCGGACCGCGCCGAGCGGATCCAGGCCATGGTGTCCTGCTCCGAGCCGCTGGTCCGGCTGATCGGCCAGCGCATCGGACGGCCCGGCCGGGACCACGCGCCGCTGCTGGAGGTGCTGACCCGCCGCTACTACGGCAACCGCTGGCTGTCCGGGGTGACCGCGCGGCAGACCGCGGGCTGCCCGTTCGTCACCGCCGAGCACACCGGCCCGGACGGGGTGGCCCGCGTGGTCACCACCGCGGTGGACATCGACTCCCTGCCCGCGGCCATCGGCGCGCTGGGCAGTTTCGCCGACGGGGTGGCCGACGGTGAGCTGGTCGCCGACCTCTACGTCACCTGGGAGGACCAGCCCGACGCGGAGGCCATGTCGGTGCGGCTGGGTGAGCTGCTCACCGAGCACCCGCCGCCCTCGGCCATCCGCCGGATCACTACCGCGGTGGCCGGCACCAGCGGCGCGGTGATGCACCACCACTTCACCTTCCGCCCCGACGGCGACGGCTTCGCCGAGGACCGGCTGATCCGCGGGCTGCACCCGCAGATCGCCGACCGGCTCCAGCTGCAACGCCTGCGCGAGTTCGACCTCACCCGGCTGCCCTCGGCCGATGAGGAGATCTACCTCTTCCGCGCGGTGGCCAAGACCAACCCGGCCGACGAGCGGCTGATCGCGATGGGCCAGGTCCGCGACCTGACCCCGCTGCGCGAGTCCGAGGGCCGCCTGGTCGCGCTGCCCGCGCTGGAGGACGCGATCACCACCTGCCTGGGCGCGATCCGTGACATCCAGGCGCAGCGCCCGCAGAACAAGCGGTTCGACACCAACCGGATCATGATGTATGTCTGGCCGTCGACCGAGCTGTCCACCGACGAGCTGAACCAGCTGACTCAGCGCATCCTGCCCACCGCCACCGGCGCCGGGCTGGAGGAGGTCCAGTTCCTGGCCCGCCGCCGCACCGCGAACCGCGAGCTGGCCGAGGTGTCGGTGCGGATCACCCTGGAGCCGGGCAACGGCGCGCACCTGCACGTGGGCGAGCCGGACACCGAACCGGTGCGGCCGCTGGACGACTACCGGCAGAAGGTGTTGCGCGCGGCTCGCCGCGGCAACGTCTACCCCTACGAGTTGACCGACCTGCTGGCCGGCAACCAGGGCGTGTTCACCGAGCACGACCTGGACGAGCGCGGCGTGCTGGTGCCGGTGGACCGGCCCAAGGGCAAGAACTCCGCCGCGATCGTGGCCGGGGTGGTCAGCACGCCCACCGAGCGGCACCCCGAGGGCGTGACCAGGGTGGTGCTGCTGGGCGACCCGACCAAGGCGCTGGGCGCGCTCTCGGAGCCGGAGTGCTCCCGGGTGATCGCCGCGCTGGACCTGGCCGAGCGGATGCGGGTGCCGCTGGAGTGGTTCGCGCTCTCCTCCGGCGCCCGGATCTCGATGTCCTCCGGCACCGAGAACATGGACTGGGTGGCCACCGCGCTCAAGCGGATCGTGGAGTTCACCCAGGCCGGTGGCGAGATCAACATCGTGGTCGCCGGGATCACCGTGGGCGCGCAGCCGTACTGGAACGCCGAAGCCACGATGCTCATGCACACCAAGGGCATCCTGGTGATGACGCCGGACTCGGCGATGGTGCTCACCGGCAAGCAGTCGCTGGACTTCTCCGGCGGTGTTTCGGCCGAGGACAACTTCGGCATCGGCGGCTACGACCGGGTGATGGGCCCCAACGGCCAGGCCCAGTACTGGGCGCCGAACCTGGCCGGCGCGCGCGATGTGCTGATGTCGCACTACGACCACACCTACGTGGTGCCCGGTGAGACCGCGCCGCGGCGGGCGGTGACCAACGACCCGGTCGACCGGGACGTCACGCCGTACCCGCACGCCATCGTGGGCAGCGACTTCAGCACCGTCGGGGAGATCTTCTCCGCCGAGCACAACCCGGACCGCAAGAAGCCGTTCGACATCCGCACCGTGATGCGCGCGCTGTCCGACCAGGACCACCCGGTGCTGGAGCGCTGGGCCGGCATGGCCGACGCGGAAACGTCCGCGGTGCAGGACGTGCACATCGGCGGCTACCCGGTCTGCCTGATCGGCATCGAGTCCCGTTCGGTGCCCCGCCGTGGGTTCCCGCCCACCGACGGCCCGGACACCTACACCGCGGGCACCCTGTTCCCGCGTTCGTCGAAGAAGACCGCGCGGGCGATCAACTCCGCCTCCGGCAACCGCCCGCTGGTGGTGCTGGCCAACCTGTCGGGCTTCGACGGCTCCCCGGAGTCGATGCGCAAGCTGCAGCTGGAGTACGGCGCGGAGATCGGCCGGGCGATCGTCAACTTCGAGGGCCCGATCGTGTTCTGCGTGATCTCGCGCTACCACGGCGGCGCGTTCGTGGTGTTCTCCAAGGCGCTCAACCCGAACATGACCGTGCTGGCGCTGGAGGGCTCCTTCGCCTCGGTGCTCGGCGGCGCGCCCGCGGCGGCGGTGGTGTTCTCCGGCGAGGTGAACAACCGCACCGCCAACGACCCGAGGGTGGCCGAGCTGCAAGCGATGGTCACCGCGGCCAGCGGCGCGGAGCGGGCCGGGCTGAACACCCAGCTGGCCGAGGTGCGTTCCTCGGTGCGGGCGGAGAAGGTGGGCGAGGTGGCCGCGGAGTTCGACCGGGTGCACAGCATCCAGCGCGCGGTCGAGGTCGGCTCGGTGGACGCGATCATCAGTGTGGCCGAGCTGCGGCCGCGGATCATCGAGGCCATCGAACACGGCATGAAGCGCTGA
- a CDS encoding AraC family transcriptional regulator: MSEQASPLGREVLSGASLEVLEALYREYSPPELPWINAATPKSARFWVTFLAGVPDPSLPYGMGTSLADTAGDAEFEVRGRARPDHYVIRTFPGGSGHFQVDGLEPADSLVQSPRQRHRQVVPARTWVRELVLPKARVTEALRVRLGEEPSTDLRFDPVLRQGIPAVTGLVELINGWADPVRAQLLASSPLALRHFEQLLVQALLDAQPHELSEQLDRHAAGLPMAAVRRAMVYCEEHADRPITVPDMAAAAGVAVRQLQRSFQEHLGMGPLEYLRRVRLDNVHQELLAVACGRAGGTVAEIARRWGFTHQGRFAQYYRETYGCPPSQTLRQPG; encoded by the coding sequence ATGAGTGAGCAGGCTTCGCCGCTGGGCCGGGAAGTGCTCAGCGGAGCAAGCCTTGAGGTGCTGGAAGCGCTCTACCGCGAGTACTCGCCGCCCGAGCTGCCCTGGATCAACGCCGCCACCCCGAAATCGGCGCGGTTCTGGGTCACCTTCCTGGCCGGAGTGCCGGATCCGAGCCTGCCCTACGGCATGGGCACCTCACTGGCCGACACCGCCGGCGACGCCGAGTTCGAGGTGCGCGGGCGGGCCAGGCCGGACCACTACGTGATCCGGACCTTCCCCGGCGGCAGCGGGCACTTCCAGGTCGACGGCCTGGAACCGGCGGACAGCCTGGTGCAGTCGCCGCGGCAGCGGCACCGGCAGGTGGTGCCCGCGCGGACCTGGGTGCGGGAGCTGGTGCTGCCCAAGGCCAGGGTGACCGAGGCGCTGCGGGTACGGCTGGGGGAGGAGCCAAGCACGGACCTGCGCTTCGATCCGGTGCTGCGCCAGGGGATTCCGGCCGTGACCGGGCTGGTGGAGCTGATCAACGGCTGGGCGGACCCGGTGCGCGCGCAGCTGCTGGCCAGCTCGCCGTTGGCATTGCGGCACTTCGAGCAGCTGCTGGTGCAGGCCCTGCTGGACGCGCAGCCGCACGAGCTGAGCGAGCAGCTGGACCGGCACGCCGCCGGCCTGCCCATGGCCGCGGTGCGGCGGGCGATGGTCTACTGCGAGGAGCACGCGGACCGGCCGATCACGGTGCCGGACATGGCCGCGGCGGCTGGGGTCGCGGTGCGGCAGTTGCAGCGCAGCTTCCAGGAACACCTCGGCATGGGCCCGCTGGAATACCTGCGGCGGGTGCGGCTGGACAACGTGCACCAGGAGCTGCTCGCGGTCGCCTGCGGCCGGGCCGGCGGCACGGTGGCCGAGATCGCGCGCCGCTGGGGGTTCACCCACCAGGGCCGGTTCGCCCAGTACTACCGGGAGACCTACGGCTGCCCGCCGTCGCAGACCCTGCGCCAGCCGGGCTGA
- a CDS encoding TetR/AcrR family transcriptional regulator, translating to MPHNTRDKILIAAATMLGEDPTARLSVRAVAARAGVSTGSLRHFFPTQRELLDTVVAGIYDVDLPDDPMQDTARTPDKRLVACLRLLMAQVGTGDQARDHWRAQYDAYIASPPSEGATHAFLSLERLAVHRVEKWLAVLREEGALAPGVLEHQARFLLTVVNGLLTERALPGDQARLELEAHTLATAASAVLRSASGPV from the coding sequence ATGCCGCACAACACGCGAGACAAGATCCTGATCGCCGCGGCGACCATGCTCGGCGAGGATCCGACGGCCAGGCTGAGCGTGCGCGCGGTCGCCGCACGCGCCGGCGTGAGCACCGGGTCGCTGCGACACTTCTTCCCGACGCAGCGGGAGCTGCTCGACACCGTGGTCGCCGGCATCTACGACGTCGACCTGCCCGACGACCCGATGCAGGACACCGCGCGCACTCCTGACAAACGGCTCGTGGCCTGCCTGCGGCTGCTGATGGCGCAGGTGGGGACGGGCGATCAGGCACGCGACCACTGGCGCGCGCAGTACGACGCCTACATCGCATCACCCCCGTCCGAGGGCGCCACCCATGCTTTCCTGTCCCTCGAACGACTTGCCGTGCACCGCGTCGAGAAGTGGCTGGCCGTCCTCCGCGAAGAGGGCGCGCTCGCCCCCGGCGTGCTCGAACACCAGGCCCGCTTCCTGCTGACCGTCGTCAACGGCCTGCTGACCGAACGTGCTCTTCCCGGCGACCAGGCACGGCTCGAGTTGGAGGCGCACACGCTCGCGACCGCCGCCTCGGCCGTGCTCCGGTCGGCATCGGGCCCCGTCTGA
- a CDS encoding fasciclin domain-containing protein, with translation MTNTARRTTATLGVASIALLAAACGSGDMAGNSSTPSAAPSSAAAPTSSAMADPARDLVGPGCADYAKLAPSGGGSVTGMAADPVAVAASNNPLLKTLVSAVSGKLNPKVNLVSTLNGGEFTVFAPVDSAFAKIDPATIEKLKTDDALLTKILTYHVLPGQITPDKIAGDQKTVQTGVLKVTGAGNTLKANDANVICGGVHTANATVYLIDSVLMPK, from the coding sequence ATGACCAACACCGCCCGCCGCACCACCGCCACCCTCGGCGTCGCCTCGATCGCCCTGCTCGCCGCGGCCTGCGGTTCCGGCGACATGGCAGGCAACTCCAGCACCCCCTCTGCCGCCCCGAGCAGCGCCGCGGCCCCCACCTCCAGCGCGATGGCCGACCCCGCCCGCGACCTGGTCGGCCCCGGCTGCGCCGACTACGCCAAGTTGGCCCCCAGCGGCGGCGGCTCGGTCACCGGCATGGCGGCGGACCCGGTCGCGGTCGCCGCAAGCAACAACCCCCTGCTCAAGACCTTGGTCAGCGCCGTCTCCGGCAAGCTCAACCCCAAGGTCAACCTGGTCTCCACCCTCAACGGCGGCGAGTTCACCGTCTTCGCCCCCGTCGACTCGGCCTTCGCCAAGATCGACCCCGCCACCATCGAAAAGCTCAAGACCGACGACGCCCTGCTGACCAAGATCCTCACCTACCACGTGCTCCCCGGCCAGATCACCCCCGACAAGATCGCCGGCGACCAGAAGACGGTGCAGACCGGCGTGCTGAAGGTGACCGGCGCAGGCAACACCCTCAAGGCCAACGACGCCAACGTCATCTGTGGCGGCGTGCACACCGCCAACGCCACCGTCTACCTCATCGACTCAGTCCTCATGCCTAAGTAA